The genome window aaccgaaaggtcgcaggttcgattcccgggtaaggacactgccgttgtacccttgagcaaggtacttaacctgcattgtttcagtatatatcctgctgtataaatggatataatgtaaagtgctatgtaaaaaaagttgtgtaagtcgctctggataagagcatctgctaaatgcctgtaatgtaatagtatATGAGCAAatccaaaattatttatttaaaaatgatttgaacCCAACAATACAGCACCAACATCAATCCTACTTTTATTTGAGATTTAATGGATGAGTTGCTAAATGATTTCTTTTCTCaattatttaagaaatataattattatatagaGCTATCGTATGTATTGACAGGCTGTGAGTTGCTGTTGGTTGTTGTGTGTCTTAGTGGTTGTGTTATGTATTGTGTgttatgtattgtattgtatttttatgtattgtgAGTCTTATTGTGAGTATGAATGTTACGGATGTGTATTGATGTATATTTCTGTATTGAAGTATTGTTAAAAAATTTATggggaccccaggaagagtagctACTGTTACAATACAGTAGCTAATGGGgatctaaataaacaaacaatcatgatttagctctttttcaagaaaagtggcagcagtgtagaagcTAGTGTAGAACtgagtgaataagtgagtgtcattttcaataaccatAACCGCACAAATAATTGACATGAAAActtctaaataaatatacagtatttaccctAATATAAAGTGGGAGATTACTGAGCTACAAAAACTGATTTGGTGAAGTTTTAGAGTAATCCCCCCAAAGTCTTTGAATATATATGtcaaattgcattattattttcttttttttctggggaaggACCCCTGTGCCCCCCGCTCTAATTGTGCCCCCCCAGAATTTTGGCTTTCATGACGCCCCTGGTTACACCCAATCTTTGGTCAATTGACATAAAACTTGCTATCAGTGCTTATAGCCACGCTTTTAACATGATCGATCAAGTTGCCCTGCTGGACTGCTTGGCCCCCTcatcgctgcttgcagctatatttattaatatcattcttacaataataattaaatgcaacacGTTTATATACTGGTGTAGTTGTCTGTAACATTAAGCTTCTTAGTTCTTCACTGGCTCTACTAGCTAGGTTGGTTCATGAAGTAATGGTAAGGTATGttgggctggctagctagctaactcgtgCCTGTGAGTCAAAAGCTAAACTTAGTCAAAACTAAACTTACAACAACGGCAACAGTTGTCTACTAGAGGGTTGTGTTCtttgaagaaaatgataaacaaatgatatttgcaaagtgttaatagttattatcagataaatgtttttatgtaacTGTGTAGTTCTAGATAGGATAACTAGCTGAGCTGAGGTGACAATAAACGGCTCAGAGCAAGCTgtcatcgccatggtaaccaacCGACCCTCTTAAcggccacattttaaacagtgtccTCAAGGTTACCGTCAAGTTAAATAAGAATtaatgaacttaatttacacacccccctccctgtttttgtgtgtacatctcaggaATGTGTAGGTACACATATATCAACTGCCAAGGTGCACAGTATCAcagctgtgaatttgtgtgtgtgtgtgtgtgtgcatggtctctccacaggctgggttggtgtaatctcacagagggttgctgtgatgttctggccttaGTCCTGCattctcctcactcagagctgagagatctggagctcagagacaacgagctggaggattcaggagtgagagcgctctctgctggactggaggacccacactgtaaactgcagagactggggtgagtacaaaccagagactgtaaaaaatatggacaaagctactgtgacgtcacccattgactctccgtgggtctctaaaacacgttttgaagctcaatggcgggcacggccatgttgtcgatttggagccaaaaccatagagttaagcggtcttgtgatttttacaatgtgattgacagtccggtgcggaaaagcccatcaacctgaacgaacgattgcagaacgaacttgaggctagctgactgtctgccgttatgttttaaaatatattatcaaatgtttaatttccatccgtgactgtactgtgtcatgtaatcacgttatatgtatgacattaataatacaattatgttcagttatcttcaatttatgtttctcagcaaaatgaatatgcttagctagcatatcagcttaccagtgagctaggtaggctatccgtggttagctcacgcattagcaatatgaaccacaggggaagaacattgactacactgatggtcaatcaatcagagatgtgtaggctactggtgatttgactaggctaattttcactgtctggtagacctgctgttaaccgagcaagttatcatCGTAGGTTTTTgtcacagtcagttaatgagccagtaactgctactagctactccatcgccgtttgtggtgttcacttgctgggtgacgctagctgaccgatcgttcgcaagtcactttctaccaaataaaaattaacactgtcagcggtgattaacaaatctaccaagtattttaataactgatctgcaggcgtgtaaatatgacaacgcactttgtacagccagttttccacctggtgcatgaagacaaaaataatgtacattgaatttctaattattattaggctattattatttttttcttgtaaatcatcaaaaccaatggagaaaagccaatatacgcaaggagcccccaggaccgattctgagaaccactgtcttaaatgctcttgtcggtctcttaaatgctaaaaacatgttcctttctaaatgccagtcttacaaagatggttaatttcattaaattttgtgtatgtgatttcatcgtgtgttgtatgttatttagcaaataaaccttaagactcttaattcgctttgtgaaactgaaatttttgcagtgtttatcccaaaattgggattatagtagctttgtcacatgcgtgaagcatggcccaggtagacatttacggaatgtacacgactgacacgtttgacagattgaatatttgccagTTAGGGTTAGCTTGCTAGTCAAAtagcttggtagccgaagttgcgaagttttagcataggctactggactaccaaatatagcaagctgattacgctttctgccaactaattattttgttaaataggCTAcgggaaatagtaaaaatgactcgccTACAGATAAACTTCAGaggatgattattttatggtcgtctactGCAGCTgaaaatagcacacgccataatgaaatcactacaaaatgggatgcctgcattttctgacttcgcacaggtggaccgtggtcggagccgcaatgtcaaggccaagaggcgccacctcccaccccagtgaccatagactgtagcccctactgtagcttagtcctctgcATTAGTTTGTTAGCTAATCTTCTGAAATCTGCTGCAGTTATCGCGATCTATATAACGTGAGGTTATTAAATTTCTCCTCTCTTGACACCTGCTTAATTTTACACAGAGCGGAGATTCCTTTGGGACCCAAAGGATGAAACCTATTACAGAAGGGGAGACAGAGATGCGGTCCTGGATGAACTTCCCGCTTGATATAATCTAGCGAGAAAACAATACAGCAGATGAAAAATGACcaatctagctagctaatctTAGTGAAATAAACTATTAAATCAAGTGTGTTGCATTATACTTTGATTATTTTTGAATTGCTTCGTGTAACTGTCAAGTTGCATGGAAATTATGTTTCATGCAATTTGCAACCTGCAACTAGTTGCATAAAAGTTTCACCGTGTAAAGCCAGCCTAAGGtgtgtttttccttctctctgcaggctgtcaggctgtagagtcacacagagaggctgtgattctctggcttcagttctgtgttcaaacccctcatacctgagagagctggacctgagatacaatcacccaggagactcaggagtgagagtgttgtctgctgctaaactggacacactcacactgctgtacgtacagagagtttccaccctgtgtctcacacgcacacacacacatacacacacagaagggtttgggggggcatggagggcactgtacaaacCAGTGTTACCCAAGAGGGTTGGGGATCTgcagtggagggtgctgcacgggatcactgcagtatttaattttatttctgtgatgaacCTGGCAGGATCCCACCATTGTCCATTCTGtatggagagagaaactgtttatcattgttttttggGGTGTGCCAGACTTcagcctctcttttcttttttcggaAAGTTTATTTTGGTTACTGGGGAACATTAATAAGTAAGACTTTTGTCCTTGGTTTCCCATACAAACAAAGACAGATAAGTGCcagctcatttatttcatttcaggacGAAAATGGCAGTTTCTACAAGTGGGAAAAATGTGATTGGTGGTGGGGACAGGAAAGGTGTGGTTGTTAtagttaggggtttgatcagggacacagtgatggtggagtgtcagtattacaaagcaatggagaacctgagtgtgtttcagagtgtgtgtgttataagggtgttctatgttcagtagaaggggagctatttttgcacGTGGAATAGGGTGAGtgaatggaataagtttcctttgtgagatttgtttttttttcatatgatcttggttttgtattttattgtgtctttgtttttatttatgtgatgtcatttcagagtggaaataaaggatggttaaaattcaaaattgtgttctgctgttcttacagtgtggaccatggaggagagaacaggaccaaactaggacccaggaaatgtgagtgtgtacgacacagaacactttccatagatacacactctgctctgtgtgtgtgtgtgtgagagagagacttctctaCACATgtagacaaacacagacacacacacacaggtactatcacagctctttctctctcacacacataatgaggtgaatattaataatgataattaatctcattaatgtctctggtgtgcagacggctgtcagctcacactggatccaatcACAGCAAACAgattcctgtctctgtctgaggggaacaggagggtgacacacacaccggagagagaggagcagccatatcctgatcatccagagagatttgagtgtGTCccccaggttgtgtgcagagagagtgtgtgtgagcgctgttactgggaggctgagttcagtgtgtctgagggggagggaggggtttatATAGCAGTGACATATAAAGGAATCGGCAAGAAAGGATGGGGTTCTAATTGTAGGTTTGGATTCAATGAAAAATCCTGGAGTCTGAGCTGCTGTAAACACAGTGACTCTGATAAACTCAGATACTCTGTCTGGCACAATTTAAACCGAACAGacatacctgcccccccctccccctaccgcagagcaggagtgtgtgatgatgatgatgatgatgatggtagagGAGTTTatgtgtacagggtaggagtgtgtgtggaccgtccggccggcactctgtccttctatagcgtctctgactctgacacactgaccctcctgcacagattccacacacacttcattcaacacacaccactctgtgctggatttagagTGTGTAACTCCTCAGTATCCCTTTGCTCACTaaagtagacacacacacacacactctctctcacatacactccatcacacacacacacactcaatcacacactcacacatatatatatatatatatatatatatatatatatacacacactcatatacacatacacacacactcaatcacacactcacatatatatatacacactcatatgcacctagacccacacacacgcactcacacctacacacactctcgcacacccagtcacacacagacaccctctctctctctcacatacactccatcacacacacacacacagacacatactctcacacacaccctttctctctcagtcatgcacacatactcacaaatacacacactcatgttcactcatgcacacacactcacacacctacgcacgcacactctctcacatccagtcactcacacacacctacacacggacacacacaatctcacgcacacacacacacacgcatgcaaacatacacacgctcatacccgtatgcacacacacacacactctttctctcactcacacacgcacatgcagtatacagacacacacattcgcaaacgcacgcgcacacacgcactcatgcacaaacacgtgtcaacgcacacacattctcattcccatatgcatgcacacacatgtataaacacacacattctcttacccatacgcacacacacacatactcatgcactcatacatgcatacacatacatgcgtgcacacaccatatatgcatgtatacacaaacattctcatacccatacatacacacacacatgtataaacacacacacattcacaaaggcactctcacgcacacacacatacacatacatacactcattctcttgcacgcacacacactcaaatacacagtcacacacacattcacacaaacgcacgcacacacactttcaattacccatacacacacgcacccgtgtgcacacacagatactcatgcactcaataatactctcacacatgcacacacacatacatgcgtgcacacgcacatgcacacacattctcttacccatacacacacgcatccgtgtgcacacacacatactcatgcactcacacacatacgcacacacatgctcacatccacagtcactcccacaatcgtatgcatgcatgcccacacaatcacacacacacacacacacacac of Anguilla rostrata isolate EN2019 unplaced genomic scaffold, ASM1855537v3 scaf1104, whole genome shotgun sequence contains these proteins:
- the LOC135247165 gene encoding uncharacterized protein LOC135247165, producing the protein MVVIPPLQAQENYEPSWQNNCELTQKCCNIVASALQSSDSPLRDLDLSYNNLRDSGVKLLCAVLKSPNCKLQRLGLGWCNLTEGCCDVLALVLHSPHSELRDLELRDNELEDSGVRALSAGLEDPHCKLQRLGLSGCRVTQRGCDSLASVLCSNPSYLRELDLRYNHPGDSGVRVLSAAKLDTLTLLVDHGGENRTKLGPRKYGCQLTLDPITANRFLSLSEGNRRVTHTPEREEQPYPDHPERFECVPQVVCRESVCERCYWEAEFSVSEGEGGVYIAVTYKGIGKKGWGSNCRFGFNEKSWSLSCCKHSDSDKLRYSVWHNLNRTDIPAPPSPYRRAGVCDDDDDDDGRGVYVYRVGVCVDRPAGTLSFYSVSDSDTLTLLHRFHTHFIQHTPLCAGFRVCNSSVSLCSLK